In Aedes albopictus strain Foshan chromosome 3, AalbF5, whole genome shotgun sequence, the following are encoded in one genomic region:
- the LOC109405268 gene encoding uncharacterized protein LOC109405268 isoform X1 gives MWRGPWYLCIMMKWVVTRGPSGKDTGIVPSYLPSDCNKENHYDDSFEMENNNSINQNKNSNCCKTIKYFPQSAKPDSCLNDLPAHRNSSTPLSSLNAASSRPKKLRTRRERNKALVKRLSTAVNNNILLDIVTPTNSPVVDPMKDFRVIYRDENDQAAILQNILNSSQQTFNEREVKTPDGPSPILASGEINLHRQRAVRRKHSKPLPPRVVHHLGPNDDDESANSLFNSFVFRELTRDVLI, from the exons ATGTGGCGTGGACCGTGGTACCTTT GCATAATGATGAAATGGGTGGTGACACGAGGGCCAAGTGGGAAAGACACTGGAATTGTACCTTCTTATTTACCCAGTGATTGCAATAAAGAAAACCACTATGACGATTCCTTCGAAATGGAGAATAATAACTCGATTAACCAGAACAAGAATTCAAACTGCTGCAAAACAATCAAATATTTTCCACAGTCAGCAAAACCTGACTCATGCCTCAATGATTTACCAGCCCATCGTAACAGTTCAACTCCCTTGTCATCACTAAATGCGGCATCCAGCAGACCAAAGAAACTGCGAACCCGCAGGGAACGAAACAAAGCTCTCGTCAAGCGCCTATCAACTGCAGTCAACAATAACATCCTTTTGGATATAGTCACTCCTACTAACAGCCCAGTCGTCGATCCAATGAAAGACTTCCGTGTAATCTACCGCGATGAAAACGACCAAGCAGCAATCCTACAAAACATTCTGAACTCGTCCCAGCAAACATTCAATGAACGAGAAGTGAAAACTCCCGATGGGCCAAGTCCCATCCTGGCAAGTGGAGAAATAAACCTTCATCGACAGCGAGCCGTTCGCAGGAAGCACAGCAAACCTTTACCACCGAGGGTGGTTCATCATCTGGGTCCTAACGACGACGATGAGAGTGCTAATAGCTTGTTCAACAGTTTTGTCTTCCGGGAACTGACGCGGGATGTGTTGATTTAG
- the LOC109405268 gene encoding uncharacterized protein LOC109405268 isoform X2 produces the protein MPAGIMMKWVVTRGPSGKDTGIVPSYLPSDCNKENHYDDSFEMENNNSINQNKNSNCCKTIKYFPQSAKPDSCLNDLPAHRNSSTPLSSLNAASSRPKKLRTRRERNKALVKRLSTAVNNNILLDIVTPTNSPVVDPMKDFRVIYRDENDQAAILQNILNSSQQTFNEREVKTPDGPSPILASGEINLHRQRAVRRKHSKPLPPRVVHHLGPNDDDESANSLFNSFVFRELTRDVLI, from the coding sequence GCATAATGATGAAATGGGTGGTGACACGAGGGCCAAGTGGGAAAGACACTGGAATTGTACCTTCTTATTTACCCAGTGATTGCAATAAAGAAAACCACTATGACGATTCCTTCGAAATGGAGAATAATAACTCGATTAACCAGAACAAGAATTCAAACTGCTGCAAAACAATCAAATATTTTCCACAGTCAGCAAAACCTGACTCATGCCTCAATGATTTACCAGCCCATCGTAACAGTTCAACTCCCTTGTCATCACTAAATGCGGCATCCAGCAGACCAAAGAAACTGCGAACCCGCAGGGAACGAAACAAAGCTCTCGTCAAGCGCCTATCAACTGCAGTCAACAATAACATCCTTTTGGATATAGTCACTCCTACTAACAGCCCAGTCGTCGATCCAATGAAAGACTTCCGTGTAATCTACCGCGATGAAAACGACCAAGCAGCAATCCTACAAAACATTCTGAACTCGTCCCAGCAAACATTCAATGAACGAGAAGTGAAAACTCCCGATGGGCCAAGTCCCATCCTGGCAAGTGGAGAAATAAACCTTCATCGACAGCGAGCCGTTCGCAGGAAGCACAGCAAACCTTTACCACCGAGGGTGGTTCATCATCTGGGTCCTAACGACGACGATGAGAGTGCTAATAGCTTGTTCAACAGTTTTGTCTTCCGGGAACTGACGCGGGATGTGTTGATTTAG
- the LOC109405268 gene encoding uncharacterized protein LOC109405268 isoform X3 — MMKWVVTRGPSGKDTGIVPSYLPSDCNKENHYDDSFEMENNNSINQNKNSNCCKTIKYFPQSAKPDSCLNDLPAHRNSSTPLSSLNAASSRPKKLRTRRERNKALVKRLSTAVNNNILLDIVTPTNSPVVDPMKDFRVIYRDENDQAAILQNILNSSQQTFNEREVKTPDGPSPILASGEINLHRQRAVRRKHSKPLPPRVVHHLGPNDDDESANSLFNSFVFRELTRDVLI; from the coding sequence ATGATGAAATGGGTGGTGACACGAGGGCCAAGTGGGAAAGACACTGGAATTGTACCTTCTTATTTACCCAGTGATTGCAATAAAGAAAACCACTATGACGATTCCTTCGAAATGGAGAATAATAACTCGATTAACCAGAACAAGAATTCAAACTGCTGCAAAACAATCAAATATTTTCCACAGTCAGCAAAACCTGACTCATGCCTCAATGATTTACCAGCCCATCGTAACAGTTCAACTCCCTTGTCATCACTAAATGCGGCATCCAGCAGACCAAAGAAACTGCGAACCCGCAGGGAACGAAACAAAGCTCTCGTCAAGCGCCTATCAACTGCAGTCAACAATAACATCCTTTTGGATATAGTCACTCCTACTAACAGCCCAGTCGTCGATCCAATGAAAGACTTCCGTGTAATCTACCGCGATGAAAACGACCAAGCAGCAATCCTACAAAACATTCTGAACTCGTCCCAGCAAACATTCAATGAACGAGAAGTGAAAACTCCCGATGGGCCAAGTCCCATCCTGGCAAGTGGAGAAATAAACCTTCATCGACAGCGAGCCGTTCGCAGGAAGCACAGCAAACCTTTACCACCGAGGGTGGTTCATCATCTGGGTCCTAACGACGACGATGAGAGTGCTAATAGCTTGTTCAACAGTTTTGTCTTCCGGGAACTGACGCGGGATGTGTTGATTTAG